One stretch of Cygnus olor isolate bCygOlo1 chromosome 1, bCygOlo1.pri.v2, whole genome shotgun sequence DNA includes these proteins:
- the LOC121076527 gene encoding serine/arginine repetitive matrix protein 1-like, with protein MATVSLIRPEPRAAHSLSGEQLSQEAAARLGARWSSRSEDLEHTMEQQNKDHSQPAEGQQRVQERRQFLLQMEKLQDMKTLPHSGVRQEERIHLPAMPPFPRQAATQAAAPKQARAAQTSSSERVTCKLPRLQATASASSAAGRAKALGTEAHSHQELLPPLPCISGERDKAVRAGSRERGPHSPVAPDEDMEYTVRSFVSTVIRNALACNEEANSKARLSPSGRGPGTKGYRTPPLTTAVPQNGKKKSQHSSKSSPAAPAEEIEDPLKAFVSAAINSAIARNQGAMREARLSPLGRRPRSKGRITPPLLTAVPQNWKKSQHPAKNSPAASAEDMEDPVKAFVSSVISSAIACNEGATREAELPPLCRGPRSKGHRTPPLLTAVPQDWKKSRQAAPHCPTDSFAALRDTAQSLVSEVLAKTMAESWEHGQRPAELVDLAHTGCTVTSTRAVEVQTDTDSRWTTALPGRHHQARSGKPAAGRDPAPASPDRGEKQGQQRQIHIKPRQGSGKDGTSQGRGRKERGPERWDEEEEIIIFNSWINPSFPSLFQEPQAFPQKVCSSPSSVDREAAAQEAEPPTRVSLGSPDTETSPACLEERHGTPLTATAPAESRPASPPSAPAFEDERYRAPPQTRGAQESKPSACPTPSEHSTAVMAERQGRAQHAPSACDEDLHEAARTLVSAVLRQAVAMSQGATSKAPTAPSATGPRVPPPTAEPADSASSASALAGALGDLAHTGCTVTATRSAGVQTDAESRGTTALPGPDPRVCAGTTAASRDPAPASPDTGEEQGQQREQNIKPTRNSGAQDLLQQPEKLRAKHQRGTAVALPLKASPQLVLKATSRESSCGCPGLSSRSPARARLKQPLRQLHWLRYLVPASLGVLHSA; from the exons ATGGCAACGGTGTCCCTTATAAGGCCCGAGCCCCGGGCTGCCCATTCACTCTCAGGAGAGCAGCTCtctcaggaggcagcagctcgcCTGGGTGCCCGTTGGAGTTCTCGGTCAGAGGACCTGGAGCACACCATGGAGCAGCAGAATAAGGATCACTCCCAGCCCGCTGAAGGGCAGCAGAGGGTACAGGAGCGGCGCCAG TTTCTCTTGCAGATGGAGAAGCTGCAAGACATGAAGACGCTGCCACACAGTGGGGTGCGGCAGGAAGAGAGAATCCATCTGCCAGCCATGCCGCCTTTCCCAAGGCAGGCAGCGactcaggcagcagcacccaagcAAGCGCGTGCAGCACAGACATCGTCATCTGAAAGGGTCACTTGCAAGCTGCCCCGTCTACAAGCAACAGCCTCTGCAtcttcagctgcaggaagggcaaAGGCGTTGGGCACAGAGGCCCACAGCCACCAAGAGCTTCTGCCACCTCTTCCGTGCATCTCTGGTGAGAGGGACAAGGCAGTGAGGGCAGGGAGCCGGGAACGTGGCCCACACAGCCCTGTGGCCCCTGACGAGGACATGGAGTACACAGTACGGTCCTTCGTCTCCACAGTCATAAGAAACGCTCTAGCCTGCAACGAGGAAGCCAACAGCAAAGCAAGGCTTTCTCCCTCAGGCAGAGGTCCCGGGACCAAAGGCTACAGAACACCACCTCTCACCACAGCAGTGCCccaaaatgggaagaagaagagTCAGCACTCGTccaaaagcagccctgcagcccctgccgAAGAAATTGAAGACCCACTAAAGGCCTTTGTCTCCGCTGCCATTAACAGTGCCATAGCCCGGAACCAGGGAGCCATGAGGGAGGCAAGGCTTTCTCCCTTGGGCAGACGTCCCAGGAGCAAAGGCCGCATAACACCACCACTCCTCACAGCAGTGCCCCAGAACTGGAAGAAGAGTCAGCACCCTGCcaaaaacagccctgcagcctccgcCGAGGACATGGAAGACCCAGTAAAGGCCTTCGTCTCCAGTGTCATTAGCAGTGCTATAGCCTGCAACGAGGGAGCCACGAGGGAGGCAGAGCTTCCTCCCTTGTGCAGAGGTCCCAGGAGCAAAGGCCACAGAACAccacctctcctcacagcagtaCCCCAGGATTGGAAGAAGAGTCGGCAGGCTGCCCCACACTGCCCCACAGACTCTTTCGCAGCACTGCGGGACACAGCACAGTCCCTTGTGTCTGAAGTCCTGGCAAAGACAATGGCTGAAAGCTGGGAACACGGCCAACGGCCTGCAGAACTGGTGGACCTGGCACACACGGGGTGCACAGTGACATCAACAAGAGCAGTCGAGGTCCAGACAGACACGGACAGCAGGTGGaccactgctctgccagggcGCCATCACCAGGCACGTTCAGGAAAACCGGCTGCCGGCAGGGACCCTGCACCAGCAAGCCCAGACAGGGGTGAGAAGCAAGGGCAGCAGAGACAGATACACATCAAACCCAGGCAGGGGAGCGGCAAGGATGGGACAAGCCAGGGCCggggcaggaaagaaagaggtcCTGAGAGAtgggatgaagaggaagaaattatcATCTTCAACTCCTGGATAAACCCCAGCTTCCCCAGCCTCTTCCAGGAGCCACAGGCCTTTCCCCAGAAAGTGTGCAGCTCACCCAGCAGCGTGgacagggaggctgcagcacaagaagcagaacCCCCAACAAGAGTCTCTCTTGGCTCACCGGACACTGAAACATCGCCTGCTTGCCTGGAAGAGAGGCACGGCACGCCTCTCACCGCAACAGCACCGGCAGAGAGCAGGCCAGCAAGTCCTCCGTCAGCCCCTGCTTTTGAAGATGAGCGCTACAGAGCGCCTCCCCAGACACGTGGGGCTCAAGAGTCAAAGCCATCAGCCTGTCCCACCCCCAGTGAGCACAGCACTGCGGTGATGGCTGAGAGGCAGGGACGTGCCCAACATGCCCCCAGTGCCTGTGATGAAGATCTGCATGAAGCAGCCCGGACCCTCGTTTCCGCAGTCCTAAGACAAGCTGTAGCCATGAGCCAGGGAGCCACGAGCAAGGCACCAACTGCTCCCTCGGCCACAGGACCCAGGGTGCCTCctcccacagcagagcctgcagaCTCTGCATCCTCAGCATCTGCCTTAGCTGGAGCACTGGGGGACCTGGCACACACAGGGTGCACAGTGACAGCAACAAGATCAGCCGGGGTCCAGACAGACGCGGAGAGCAGGGGGaccactgctctgccagggccTGACCCCCGGGTATGTGCAGGAACAACGGCTGCCAGCAGAGACCCTGCACCAGCCAGCCCAGACACGGGTGAGGAGCAAGGGCAACAGAGAGAGCAAAACATCAAACCCAC